A segment of the Micromonospora sediminicola genome:
GCGCTGATCGCCTTCAGGGCGTCGTCGACGGCGTCGGCGCCGAGCCGGAAGTAGCCGTCGCCGTATCCCTCGTGGTGGGTGCAGAACGCGCACTTGCCCCAGTAGCAGCCCTTGCTGGTCAGCAGCGGGTAGATCGGCTCCGGGGTGGGGTAGAGGTGGTCCAGGTCGGTGAAGTCGGGCGCCCCCGCCGGCGGGCCGGTCTGCGGGGCGGCGCGCCGGTAGGTGACGGCCCCGTCCCGGATCCGGGCGACGCCGTCGACGTCGACGTCGGTCGCCCCGGCCGCCAGCGCGGTCAGCAACGCGGTGAGCGGCTCCTCGCCCTGGAAGGCCACCGCGTAGTCGACGTCGTGCCAGAACGAGGTGTCGTGCGCCAGCACCTCCCGCCGGACGTGGGTGACGGCGTTGCCCCCGATCACCACCACGGTGCCCGGCTGGTGTTCCTTGACCAGTCGGGCGATGAGCAGCGCCGGCGCGAGTTGTTCCAGGTAGGCGGCGCTGAGGCAGACCACCGCGCAGTCGCGGTAGCGCCCGCCCCGGACGTCGCGCTCCAGCCACCGGCCGAGGACGCTGTGCCGCAGGCGGTCGACCAGGGCGGGCCAGTCCTGCTCCGGCGTGGGCACCGGCCGGGTCAGGCCGTGGTGCCGCAGGTCGTAGGAGAGCGCCAGGTCGGCGAAGCGCAGCGTCCGGGACGCCCGGGCGACCGCGCGGGTGCTCCGGTAGGTCGCCAGGTCCCGCAGCGCCTCCCAGGCCGACGCCCCGCGGGCCGCCAGATATTCCAGGCTGAGCCGGACCCGCGGCGGGGTCGAGGGGTCCAGCTCCGTCGGCTCGACGCCGCCGGTCCACAGGGCGTGGAAGAACCGGATGTTCGCGTCGTCGGTCCGGCAGGTCACCGGGCTGCTGGCGTGCAGGTGCCCCTTGAGCAGGTACGGAGCGAGGTACGGCATGTGGTAGTAGGTGGCCGGGGGAAAGATCAGGGAGGTGTGCACGACGGGGGCTCTCCTCCGGTCGTCGGGGTGCCGGGCGGGACGTGGCGTACCGGCTGGCCGCCACGTCCCGCCGGCGTTCCGTACTGCTCAGGCCGGATCGGTCAGAACGCGACGTTGCAGCACATCGACAGCGACTCGAAGCGTCCGAGCTCGTCGAACTCGATCTCGACCACCTCGACCTCGTTGACGTCCGTGAGTTCGATCGCGGCACTCTCCGTGATGGCCGCGTCGGTCATGGTGGACATCGCGATCACCTTCCCTTCGTATCGCGCGTCGGCTCGTGATCCACGCCGCGAGCCGTGGACGGCAATCTATGGCAAAGGTTTGTCGAGCTGAACCCCTTGATCCAAGGGGTGGCAGCGGAGGGCGCAAACTTTCCCGCCGCTGAGCCGCTAATCAGTATCGATTCGCTTCACCTGCCTGTCGGACGGCACGGTTTGCTACCGAGGGTGAAGGGGTGGGCCGGGGTGGCCCGACCCGAGGCAGGGGTGCCCCCGGCGTGCTCAGGGGTTGCCATCGGGCGAGCGCCGCGATCGAGGGCCCTCGGGAACGGAGGGCCGTGCGGACCTGACCGGAGACCGAACCGGTCTCGAGCGCGGTTCGAGCGCCGCGCCGGACGCTGGGGCGCGACGCCGGTTCCTGACGGCGTCGCCGTTCCCGCCGTCGCGAAGGGACCCACCGGTGACGCATCGCCCATCCCGTCCGGCTTCCGCCCCGGGCCGCCCGACCGCCCGGGAGGTCCGCCGATGACCCGCCGAGTCGTCATCACCGGCATCGGTGTCCGCACCCCCGGAGGGCGCGGCGCCAAGGAGTTCTGGCACCTGATCTCCAGCGGGCGCACCGCGACCCGGCGGATCTCCTTCTTCGATCCCGCGCCGTTCCGTTCCCGGGTGGCCGGCGAGTGCGACTTCGACCCCGAGCTGGAAGGGCTGAGCCCGCGGGAGATCCGCCGGATGGATCGGGCGAGCCAGTTCGCCGTGGTCTGCGCCCGGGAGGCGGTGGAGGACAGCGGGCTCGATCCGTCCGAGGTCGACCCGACCCGGATCGGGGTGAGCCTCGGCAGCGCGGTGGCCGCCGCGACCAGCCTGGAACGGGAGTACCTGGTGCTCTCGGACAGCGGGCGACGGTGGCTGGTCGACCACGACTACCTGTCGCCGCACATGTTCGACTACCTGATCCCCAGCGTCATGCCGGCCGAGGTGGCCTGGACGGTGGGCGCCGAGGGGCCGGTCACCATGGTCTCCGACGGCTGCACCTCCGGCCTGGACGCGGTCAGCCACGCCGCCGACCTGATCCGCGAGGGCAGCGTCGACGTGGCGCTGACCGGCGCGGCGGACACCCCGGTGACCCCGATCGTGGTCGCCTGCTTCGACGCGATCAAGGCCACCACGCCCCGCGACGACGAGCCGGAGCGGGCCTCCCGCCCGTTCGACGGCACCCGCAACGGCTTCGTGCTGGCCGAGGGGGCGGCGATGTTCGTGGTCGAGGAGTACGAGCACGCCCGCCGGCGGGGGGCCCACGTCTACGCCGAGGTCACCGGCTACGCCACCCGCTGCAACGCGTACCACATGACGGGCCTGAAGAAGGACGGCCGGGAGATGGCCGAGGCGATCCGGGTGGCCCTGGACGAGTCGCGGGTGGACCCCACGGCGGTCGACTACGTCAACGCGCACGGCTCCGGCACGAAGCAGAACGACCGGCACGAGACGGCCGCCTTCAAGCGCAGCCTCGGACAGCACGCGTACGGGGTGCCGGTCAGCTCGATCAAGTCCATGGTCGGCCACTCGCTCGGCGCGATCGGCTCGATCGAGGTGGCCGCGTGCGCGCTGGCCATCGAGCACGGCGTGGTGCCGCCGACGGCCAACCTCACCACTCCCGATCCCGAGTGCGACCTGGACTACGTCCCGGTCACCGCGCGGGAGCGGCGGCTGGACACGGTGCTCACCGTGGGCAGCGGCTTCGGCGGGTTCCAGAGCGCCATGGTGCTGCGCGCGGCGGGGGTTCGGCGATGACCACGCCCGTCCTCGTCACCGGTCTCGGCGTGGTCGCGCCGAACGGGCTCGGAGTGGACGACTTCTGGTCGGCCACACTCTCCGGGCACTCCGGCATCGCCCCGCTGGACCGGTTCGACGCCGGCCGGTACCCGGCCTCGCTCGCGGGTCAGATCGCCGACTTCGACGCCGCCGCGCACCTGCCCAACCGGCTGCTGCCGCAGACCGACGTCTCGACCCGGCTGGCCCTGGCCGCCGCGGAGTGGGCGTTGCGCGACGCGGCGGTCGGCCCGGGCGATGTCCGGGACTACGACATGGGCGTGATCACGTCGAACGCCTCGGGCGGCTTCCAGTTCACCCACGGTGAGTTTCGCAAGCTCTGGTCCCAGGGGCCGCAGTTCGTCAGTGTCTACGAGTCGTTCGCCTGGTTCTACGCGGTCAACACCGGGCAGATCTCGATCCGGCACGGCATGCGCGGCCCGGGCGCGGTGCTGGTGGCCGAGCAGGCCGGCGGGCTGGACGCGCTCGGGCACGCCCGGCGTACGGCCCGCAGGGGCACCGCGCTGGTGGTCAGCGGCGGGGTCGACTCGTCGTTCGACCCGTGGGGCTGGGTGTCGCACCTGGCCAGCGGCCGGGTGAGCCCGGTGGCCGACCCCCGCCGGGCCTACCTGCCGTTCGACACCGCCGCCAGCGGCTACCTGCCCGGCGAGGGCGGGGCAATCCTGGTGCTGGAGCGGGCCGACGCCGCCGCCCGCCGCGGCACCCCCCGGGTGTACGGGGAGATCGCCGGCTACGCCGCCACCTTCGACCCGCCGGCCGGCAGTGACCGTCCGCCGGGCCTGCGGCGGGCGGCCGAGTCGGCGCTGCGCGACGCGGGCGTACGCCCGGACGAGGTGGACGTGGTCTTCGCCGACGCGGCCGGCGTGCCCGAGCTGGACCGGGTCGAGGCGGCGGCGATCCGCGAGGTGTTCGGGCCGGCCGGGGTGCCGGTGACCGCGCCGAAGACGCTCACCGGCCGGCTCTACTCCGGCGGCGGGCCGCTGGACGTGGTCGCGGCCCTGCTCGCCATCCGGGACGGCCTGATCCCGCCGACCTGGCACACCGGCGACGTGCCCGCCGACTACGGCATCGACCTGGTGCGGGACGCGCCGCGGGAGGCGCCGGTGCGGACCGCCCTGGTGCTCGCCCGCGGCCGCTGGGGCTTCAACGCCGCGGTGCTGGTACGCGCCGCCGCCGCGCCGGTCCCGGCGGCCTGACCTCCGCATTTCCGACCCGGCGCCGCCCGGCGCCGGATCGCCGACCGAGGAGAGACGACATGCCCCTGATGACCCTGGACGACCTGCGCGACATCCTCGTCGAGTGCGCCGGCGAGGACGACTCGAACGACGTCAGCGGCGACATCGCCGACGTCCCCTTCGAGGACCTCGGATACGACTCGCTGGCCCTGATGGAGACCGCGGCCCGGATCGAGCAGCGCTTCGGGGTGCGCCTGCCGGACGAGCAGGTGATGGACCTGGAGACCCCGAAGGCCGTCCTCGACGCGGTGAACACGGCCGCCGCCACGGCCTGAACCCGCCGAGAAGGGAGGTCACCGTCATGAGTGGATCGAGCCGGAGCCGGCGCACCGCGCACACCGCGGTGGTGCCGGGGTCGCCCGATCAGGTCTTCGACCTGGTCGCCGAGGTGCGTCGATGGCCGGTGGTCTTCGGGCCGACCGTCCACGTCGAGCACTTCGGCCGGGACGGGGACCGGGAACGGTTCCGGATCTGGGCGATGGTCAACGACCGGGTGAGCACCTGGACGTCGAGCCGCGTGCTCGATCCGGTCGAGCTGCGGATCCGGTTCGCGCAGGACCGCAGTCAGGCGCCGGTGGCCTCGATGCGGGGCGAGTGGCGGTTCCGCCCGGCGCCCGGCGGCGGCACCGAGGTCCGGCTCAGCCACGAGTTCACTGTCGTCGACGACGATCCCGACGCGTTGGACTGGGTCGGCACGGCGGTGGACCGCAACAGCCCGGCCGAGCTGGCGGCGCTGGCCCGCGTCGCCGGCCTGGCCCGGCCGGTGGGCGAGCTCGTGGTCGAGTTCGCGGACACGGTCACCCTGCCCGGGTCCCCGGCGGACGCCTTCGAGTTCGTCGACCGGGCGGACCGGTGGGCGGAACGGCTGCCGCACGTGCGGCGGGTCCGCCTCACCGAGGACGAGCCGGGGTCGCAGACGCTGGAGATGGAGACGGTCACCGGGGACGGCTCCACCCACCGCACCCGCTCGGTGCGGGTCTGCCGCGCCACCGACCTGATCGCCTACAAGCAGTTGGAGGTGCCGCAGCTGCTGCTCGGACACAGCGGCACCTGGACCTTCGCCGACCACGACGGCGCGACCGAGGCCACCGCCCGGCACCTGGTGCTCGTCGACCCGGAGGCGGCCACCGCGCGGTTCGGCGGCGCGGACCCGCTGGCCGCCGCCCGGGCGTACGTGCGTGACGCGCTCGGCGCCAACAGCCGGACCACGTTGGCCCGGGCGGGCGAGTTCGCCGCCGCCCGGCGAGCGGCCGACGCGGCGGCGCGGTGAGCGCCCCGACCACGCCGGTCGCGCCGGCCGGTCGGCTGACCGAGATCGCCGACGGCGTCTACGCCTTCACCCAGCCCAACGGCGGCTGGTGCCTGAACAACGCCGGTGTCCTGGTGGGCGGCGACGGCGCCGTGGTGGTGGACACGGCGGCGACC
Coding sequences within it:
- a CDS encoding beta-ketoacyl-[acyl-carrier-protein] synthase family protein, with translation MTRRVVITGIGVRTPGGRGAKEFWHLISSGRTATRRISFFDPAPFRSRVAGECDFDPELEGLSPREIRRMDRASQFAVVCAREAVEDSGLDPSEVDPTRIGVSLGSAVAAATSLEREYLVLSDSGRRWLVDHDYLSPHMFDYLIPSVMPAEVAWTVGAEGPVTMVSDGCTSGLDAVSHAADLIREGSVDVALTGAADTPVTPIVVACFDAIKATTPRDDEPERASRPFDGTRNGFVLAEGAAMFVVEEYEHARRRGAHVYAEVTGYATRCNAYHMTGLKKDGREMAEAIRVALDESRVDPTAVDYVNAHGSGTKQNDRHETAAFKRSLGQHAYGVPVSSIKSMVGHSLGAIGSIEVAACALAIEHGVVPPTANLTTPDPECDLDYVPVTARERRLDTVLTVGSGFGGFQSAMVLRAAGVRR
- a CDS encoding aromatase/cyclase, whose protein sequence is MSGSSRSRRTAHTAVVPGSPDQVFDLVAEVRRWPVVFGPTVHVEHFGRDGDRERFRIWAMVNDRVSTWTSSRVLDPVELRIRFAQDRSQAPVASMRGEWRFRPAPGGGTEVRLSHEFTVVDDDPDALDWVGTAVDRNSPAELAALARVAGLARPVGELVVEFADTVTLPGSPADAFEFVDRADRWAERLPHVRRVRLTEDEPGSQTLEMETVTGDGSTHRTRSVRVCRATDLIAYKQLEVPQLLLGHSGTWTFADHDGATEATARHLVLVDPEAATARFGGADPLAAARAYVRDALGANSRTTLARAGEFAAARRAADAAAR
- a CDS encoding acyl carrier protein gives rise to the protein MPLMTLDDLRDILVECAGEDDSNDVSGDIADVPFEDLGYDSLALMETAARIEQRFGVRLPDEQVMDLETPKAVLDAVNTAAATA
- a CDS encoding B12-binding domain-containing radical SAM protein; translated protein: MHTSLIFPPATYYHMPYLAPYLLKGHLHASSPVTCRTDDANIRFFHALWTGGVEPTELDPSTPPRVRLSLEYLAARGASAWEALRDLATYRSTRAVARASRTLRFADLALSYDLRHHGLTRPVPTPEQDWPALVDRLRHSVLGRWLERDVRGGRYRDCAVVCLSAAYLEQLAPALLIARLVKEHQPGTVVVIGGNAVTHVRREVLAHDTSFWHDVDYAVAFQGEEPLTALLTALAAGATDVDVDGVARIRDGAVTYRRAAPQTGPPAGAPDFTDLDHLYPTPEPIYPLLTSKGCYWGKCAFCTHHEGYGDGYFRLGADAVDDALKAISAVDGSYLYFVDEAIPPREINDLARRLAAIADVPAETATARPTADRRFRWTAEARVDKPMLTEAAVRSLVDSGCVLLVNGIEAGSQRVADLMRKGIRLTDVERHAELLKRAGIPVGWMFFIGFPGETDEEARATFEMIRRNRDHISYASVGTFALERDSPVWNDPTRYRINLLEAHVPYALAQNYTTADAQGPEADRQRVRLDRRLAELHAEFADLDPIFERAVDRSFAMFMAVAQDGRPDVPDVAGEPVGESFRSPSLGRTVTVDLDRWKMRVNP
- a CDS encoding ketosynthase chain-length factor, giving the protein MTTPVLVTGLGVVAPNGLGVDDFWSATLSGHSGIAPLDRFDAGRYPASLAGQIADFDAAAHLPNRLLPQTDVSTRLALAAAEWALRDAAVGPGDVRDYDMGVITSNASGGFQFTHGEFRKLWSQGPQFVSVYESFAWFYAVNTGQISIRHGMRGPGAVLVAEQAGGLDALGHARRTARRGTALVVSGGVDSSFDPWGWVSHLASGRVSPVADPRRAYLPFDTAASGYLPGEGGAILVLERADAAARRGTPRVYGEIAGYAATFDPPAGSDRPPGLRRAAESALRDAGVRPDEVDVVFADAAGVPELDRVEAAAIREVFGPAGVPVTAPKTLTGRLYSGGGPLDVVAALLAIRDGLIPPTWHTGDVPADYGIDLVRDAPREAPVRTALVLARGRWGFNAAVLVRAAAAPVPAA